The DNA region GCACGACAGCCTCGAACTGGGTCTTTCACTGCCCAGCATCCCCTGTATCCCTGTGGAGCCCCCTCTCCCCAGGGTAAACGAGGCGAAGAAGACAGAGGTGGCTCCTGATCGGGAGGTTGTGATGAAGTCTGAGCCTCCCTCCCCAGTTCCCTCTCCCTCACCTCCCTCTCCAGCCTACACGTTGGAGCTGGGGAGTGAAGTGGATGTCCTGGATGCAGAGAAAACCACCACATCCCTCACAGCCACCATCATTCCAGATCCTAGTGGAAGCATTCAGACGACCAGCCCCATTgtcctctctcttcccccctcTGGCCACTTTGTGGTGCTGCTCACCAACAAAGAAGAGCCCTCCATCATATCTCTCCCCGACCAGTCCGTTAAAACCTCTCCTCCGTCAAGTGACTGCGACAGCGACTCTGGCATCGAGTCTGCTGCCGGCTCACCTGGTCACCTCCCATCTCCTCCTCCCACCCCCTCTCCAACAGCTGGTTCCTCCAGGACCAAACCCTACTCCAAACCAGAGCCCACCgccaccacctcctccccctcggCCAAGACCTCCAAGGTCAAATCGGTGTCTGGTGCTCCCAAAGTGGTGGAGAAGAAACTGAAGAAGATGGAGCAGAACAAGACGGCGGCCACTCGCTACAGGCAGAAGAAGAGGGTCGAGCAGGACCTGCTTAACACAGAGTGTGAAGAGCTGCTGAAGAGGAACCAGGAGCTGACAGAGAAGGCAGAGTCTATCAGCCGAGAGATTCAGTATCTCAAGGACCTGATGGAGGAAGTTCGTAAGCGCCGCGTTAAGACCAGCTCAGTGGCTTAGAAACCAGAATGTGTGTGAGGCACAGTCTGCATTTAGTAGTGATGGTGTTTCTGCTCCACCACTCACATGCCATAACGAAGCACCACTTTATTATTACAAGTATGTCTTAAGAGATTACAGAAGATGGCATGTGAGGGTGGATGTATGAAACACCACTGAACAGAAAAGGGTAGCTAAATGGAAAGTTAAAAAAGCCTCTGGAAGTTAATGCGATTGTTAGTGTAGTGCAGGGGGCTGGGAGGTAGTCAGGTGAAGCATCTGTACATGCTTGTCTCTCAGTCCCCTGTTAGATCCCCATAATGTACTCCCCGTCCTTCTAGCAGTACTTGTACAAACAGGCCGGGTGTACATTTGTATTTGTAGACTAGGCATGCAAAACATGAGTCACCATAACTCCCAGTAGTGATTTAGACCATGAAGAGATATAGCGCCTCGCACTCCCACCAGTGATCAACAGTCAGACCCCAGCTCAGCTTCAGTAAAGTGACTCCTGTGTCAGTAAAGTGAGAAACCACTTGTACCTTGTTACCCACTCCTTTTTAACCCAGTGTCACCCCATTTCCACCTTCCTCTTAACAGCTTCAAGTCCAGAAAGGGGCCTCAATATATTTATGAATTCTTGATGTTACACTGTcaacatggattttttttgtgtatatagTTTTCTCCTCCTTTGCTTGCAGATTTTAGCTTTTGTTATTTAATGCTGGATAAAACCTGATCATGTCTTGAGTAGCTCAGAGTCTCTTAGCACAGTCGTTTGGCTTGTAAAAATGCTTGCTCTTCTTTTTCTAATAAATATCTATCAGTACTCaagtgatgtgtgtgatgtgctTTACTGACCCTTAAGAgtataaaacagaaaagcagcatGTTTGGAGTTTAATGGCAGGTAATTAACCGGAGTGAGTGATTTTTACAATTGTTGATTTAGCGATAAAGCTTTGTGGAGGCTCTTAACAGGGTTCCCACCGATCCTTACAAAGTCTAATAAATGGCACTGAATTCATTAAAgatctttcaaaagtcttaaatgCTAAATAGAGAAGTAGGATATTATGAATTCTTTTAATCTGATGTTGCAAtgtgaaatttaaaataaaggtacaactttttttttttatacaattcACAAAGCCACATTAATGTGAAACAGGTCAGGACAGAAGAACCAGTAACACCCAAAGTTATCACATCCAACAATATGACAAAAGATAACTTTTGACTAAAAAGTCATGGTTATGTTTTAGTAAACGGTTGAGGAAAAGCCCTGGGCGTTTGAAGTCGGCTTTTAGGGatgttaattattttttccaCTATTTTGGTTACtgtaaaattggtcttaaatttcaccCTGAGTGGCATTAAACAAATATATTAAATCTAACCTTCCTAAAGCGTTAGGGACCCTGTTTTAATAAGGATATAGCTATCATAACACAAATATCTATAAGCCACAAGGGTAGTGTGTAGCGTGACAACTAAAATTTAGTATCcaatgaatttaagggcatcataaagaatatgtttttcttgagagtccactatgtttgaatagttgttttaTTAGGGATTTTTGTActacatgttgtatttgttgctttttaaatgtgttctgattggctgctacctcagcCAGGTCTTTCTTGTaaaagattttcaatctcaatgggacttacTGGTTAAATCAaggttaaagaaataaaaacaactggcctcttttatatgtaaatatgtCAGCCATACATGTACCCATAACAAGAAATCAATCTAgctttaaaaaaggaaacatcaaGTGTCATGGAGACAAAGTTTAGAGAAATCCTGCTCTACTGGTTCCATTGTTTTTAGCAGTTGCATGTAACCACTATTTACATGTCCCATGCATGAGTCATATTACTCCTCTCACTAAGCTTTGGTGCGTCACTGTCATTAAACATTACTGAAATACAACTGCTGTATTGGTGCCAGGAAAAGGGTGTGAACACTGAGGATTATGTTTATTATCAAAACTAAAGCAGAGTAGTTAACTAGACAGGGCGGCAGTCACCAGTGTAAACACAGCGGGCGTTACAATCCACAAACACAATCACCTTTAGAGTTTGTGTTAATGTGCGCACAATTTCCAGTGACTTAACCTGGAAGATAAGTTTAAATCTGTCAACTTTCAGCTGCACAGAGCCAAGGTGAAGTCCCATGTCACTGTCTGGAGCTCAACTAGAGCTTTCTATCAGGAAACGAGAGGCGAAGAAGACGAAAGCGAGAAACATCTGGGCAAATGTTTTATGGGAAGGTCCTTGTAGTTGTGAAACCAGACTACACTCAGCAGTTTCACAGGCGGGTGAGAGGGGGGATGGAAGTAAATATAACACAGGGGTTGAGCCACAGATGTCTGGTTTAAAGCTTgcgtgccacagatgctcatatgaaccctttgtgtgtgtgtgtgtgtgtgtgtgtgtggtcacattTGGAGGCATATTTTAGACGTTGAAGCAGTTGATTGAGGAGAGCCTGAAGAACTTGTTTTAAAAGTGGTGCACACGTTAACATAGTTTCTCTTGTAATTGTGACATTGGTTAGATGGGTATTGGTTGTGATACAGCTACACTTCCTTGGACTGAAAATAAGTCGGTGTAGTATCCCTGAAAGTGATACTAACACGTGTGTGGGTTCAGAGCCAGCTCAATGTGCTGACTACTGTCAAGCAGCTGTGTAAATTTAGTCTTGGCAGTAAACCCCCTGTAGCACACACACTGCTCCCTGACAGATTCCACAGTAGTGAGGCCTTGCCTTCCTGAGAAGACACAGATAAGGGGAGTGACCCTGCTGTCGGCAGAGACAGATAACTAAGGCCGCTTTATTATGACTCTAATATGGAGGAGTAGACATGAGATTAATACTGAACTAATTGTTGATGATAGATATTGGTTATGTTTTTTCATCCACTAATGACAAATTATATTGTGTGTAGTTTGTGGTGTGAATTCAGGACTCTGTCATTCATGCACATAaacagcagccatttttaatGTTTGCTTACACCTCTGCTTTACATGTTATGGTGTGGTAAAAGGCCTATTGGAATCCAAATGCTTTGCAGCCTGTAAAGATATCTCATTCACCTTAGAGTTTTTGTGCACTGGTTGTGTAAGAGTACtcatgcacatttaaaaatgatcaTTCAGATTTTTTGGAGTGGGGTTATATGGGgtggcggcacagtggtgtggtggttagcactgtcgcctcactgTCAATTCCAGGaggaagcccttctgtgcagagtttgcatgttctccccgtgtcagcgtgggttctctccgggtactccggcttcgtcccacagtccaaagacatgcagattggggataggttacttggtgactctaaattgtccgtaagtgtgaatggttgtctgtctctatatgtgtcagccctgcgatagtctggtg from Epinephelus fuscoguttatus linkage group LG3, E.fuscoguttatus.final_Chr_v1 includes:
- the atf4a gene encoding cyclic AMP-dependent transcription factor ATF-4 — its product is MTLSQLALEDVEALYLGPSFLMADPMGPLLDQDEEEALSPSSSLEGKAPASPPLSFSSHASSLSPYQTLSSSPLSSASPPPSPPPTHPSLFLGTKAGADSLCLPWLDACDLLNTHVGAEDGKDDAFEGMDWMSEKIDLSEFDLDSLIGSCSSDESPSSPEDLLASLDSHMDLDLDSFHTSIPAPHDSLELGLSLPSIPCIPVEPPLPRVNEAKKTEVAPDREVVMKSEPPSPVPSPSPPSPAYTLELGSEVDVLDAEKTTTSLTATIIPDPSGSIQTTSPIVLSLPPSGHFVVLLTNKEEPSIISLPDQSVKTSPPSSDCDSDSGIESAAGSPGHLPSPPPTPSPTAGSSRTKPYSKPEPTATTSSPSAKTSKVKSVSGAPKVVEKKLKKMEQNKTAATRYRQKKRVEQDLLNTECEELLKRNQELTEKAESISREIQYLKDLMEEVRKRRVKTSSVA